A stretch of DNA from Streptomyces rubradiris:
CCGCCACGTCGTGCATGACGTTGACGCCACCGGCCTCGGTGATGATCTGTTCCGGGGCGGCGTAGCGGCCGGAGGTGAAGGGTGTGTCCTGGCCGCTGTCGTAGAGGAAGACGGAAGGACGGTCGGAGCCCTTGGGTGCCTTCGCCCGCACGTCCGCGACCTGTTTCTTGAAGTCGGCGATCAGAGCGGCCGCGCGCTTCTGGACGCCGAAGAGCCTGCCGAGGTTGGTGAGGTCGGTGTACAGGGCGTCCAGGGGCGGCATGATGCCGCGGGAGGACTTCGTACGACCGTTGTGGCAGGACTCGGTGAGGATGTACGAGGGGATGCCGAGCTTCTTCAGCGCGTCGGGGGTGAAGCCGCCGTCCTCGCGGAAGCCGTAGTTCCAGCCGGCGAAGACGAGGTCGGCGCGGGCGTCGAGGACGTTCTCCTTGGTGAGCTGGTCCTTGGACAGCCACTTGACCTTGTCGTAGCCGTCCTTCCAGGGCACGCCGCGCAGGTCGCCCTTGTCGTCGGGCATGGCGAAGCCGGCCATGCGGTCCTCCAGACCGAGGGCGAACATCAGCTCCGTGATGCCGACATCGTTGGTGACGACCCGCTCGGGGACCTTGTCGTACGTCACCTGGCGACCGCAGTTGGTCAGGGTGATGGAGGAGGAGGGTTTCGCGTCCTCGGCCGGCTCCACCGTGGCGCCGCATCCGGTGGCGGTCGCGGCCAGACAGAGGGCGGTGGCAAGTAGCTGCTTGCGCATGGGCATCCTTCAGGCAGTGGGCGGGAGCAGGTCGAACAGGAGCTGGACGGCGTCCGTCTCCGGGTGCCGGACGGTGTGCGCCCGCACGCCGAACACCTCGGCCAGCAAGGCGGGTCGGAGGACCTCCCCGGGGGGACCGGAGGCGACGATCCGGCCGCCGTCGAGGACGTACAGCACGTCGCAGTGGGCCGCCGCCAGGTTGAGGTCGTGCAGCGCGGCCAGCACGGTCAGGCCGCTGGCGCGGACCAGGGACAGCACGTCCAGCTGGTGGGCGATGTCGAGGTGGTTGGTGGGCTCGTCGAGGACCAGGACCCTCGGCTGCTGGGCCAGGGCACGGGCGATGAGGACCCGTTGCTTCTCGCCGCCGGACAGGCCGAGGAAGCCGCGGCCGGCGAGGTGGGCGACGCCGGTGCGGGCCATCGCCCGGGCGCAGATCTCCCGGTCCGAGGCGGCCGTGCGGCCCTGGTGCGGCAGCCGCCCCATGGCGACCACCTCGGCGACGGTGAAGTCGAACTCGGCCGAGGACTCCTGGGGCAGCGCGGCCAGCACGCGGGCGGCGGCCCGCGCGTCCATGGCGTGCAGGTCGTCCCCGTCCAGCCGTACCGCTCCCCCGGCCGGCCGCAGCGCCCGGTACAGGGAGCGCAGCAGGGTCGACTTGCCGCTGCCGTTGGGACCGACGAGTCCGGCGAACGCCCCGCTGCCCACGGTGAGGTCGATGTGCTCGACCAGCCGGAGTCCGGCCGCCTCGATCGTGACGTCCTCGATGTCGAGTCGCATCGCTCAGCGCCCCCCGAACGCGTAGCCGCCCCGCCGCATCAGCAGCAGGAACGCGGGCACGCCGACCACCGCGGTGATCACTCCGACCGGCAGCTCGGCGGGGGCGAACAGCAGCCGGGACAGCGCGTCCGCCCACACCAGCAGCACCGCCCCGGCGAGCGGGGCGACCGCCAGTACCCGCCGGTGGTCGGCGCCGACCAGCATCCGGGTGACGTGCGGCACCATCAGCCCGACGAATCCGATGGCCCCGCTGACCGCCACCACCGTCCCGGTCACGGCCGCGGTGACGAGGAACAGCTCCCGGCGCAGCCGGGCCGGCCCGACGCCGAGCGCGGCCGCGGTCTCGTCCCCCATGGCGAGCGCGTTGAGCGCCTCGGCCCGCCACCGCAGCCAGGCCCATCCGGCAGCCACCGCGACGGCGGCGAGCGGGAGACTGGCCCAGGTGGCGCCGCCCAGGCTGCCCAGCAGCCACATCATCGCGGACCGGG
This window harbors:
- a CDS encoding ABC transporter substrate-binding protein produces the protein MRKQLLATALCLAATATGCGATVEPAEDAKPSSSITLTNCGRQVTYDKVPERVVTNDVGITELMFALGLEDRMAGFAMPDDKGDLRGVPWKDGYDKVKWLSKDQLTKENVLDARADLVFAGWNYGFREDGGFTPDALKKLGIPSYILTESCHNGRTKSSRGIMPPLDALYTDLTNLGRLFGVQKRAAALIADFKKQVADVRAKAPKGSDRPSVFLYDSGQDTPFTSGRYAAPEQIITEAGGVNVMHDVADSWTTVGWESVVQRDPDVIVICDYGDVGAEQKKRFLLSYAPLRDVSAVKHRRIISLDYADLVESPRNPSAIARLGAYLRTVDS
- a CDS encoding ABC transporter ATP-binding protein, encoding MRLDIEDVTIEAAGLRLVEHIDLTVGSGAFAGLVGPNGSGKSTLLRSLYRALRPAGGAVRLDGDDLHAMDARAAARVLAALPQESSAEFDFTVAEVVAMGRLPHQGRTAASDREICARAMARTGVAHLAGRGFLGLSGGEKQRVLIARALAQQPRVLVLDEPTNHLDIAHQLDVLSLVRASGLTVLAALHDLNLAAAHCDVLYVLDGGRIVASGPPGEVLRPALLAEVFGVRAHTVRHPETDAVQLLFDLLPPTA